Proteins encoded within one genomic window of Humulus lupulus chromosome 1, drHumLupu1.1, whole genome shotgun sequence:
- the LOC133778034 gene encoding uncharacterized protein LOC133778034, whose product MDQTYVKWIWHGEEYDSNNKVPNERKQFDQVFDDPIEMVRDADEYFVDKPEEFLKFLEDADKPIFSGAPLSKLVVLVKLYNLKAGSGWSDTSFTKLLTLLKEILPKDNELPSSLYEAKKTLCTLGMEYSKIHACPNDCILYRNQYESATECPVCKTSRWKKNKNNKECKKGIPAKVLWYLPPIPRFIRLFRNPEHAESPKQPGNDIDIYLAPLIDDLKVLWNEIDCYDSFKKENFILRGVLLWTINDFPAYGSLSGCFVKGYKGCPICGEQTSATRLEHCRKMCYMGHRRFLPEKHYYRKQKLAFNGEQELREAPTPMTGEAIYEEIRFVENKFGKPVEKVDENVETKGKKKGKCKTNIKRKRNKKDQLAEDSKNTTCWKKMSILFELEYWRHLLVRHNLDVMHIEKNICDSLIETLLNIPGKNKDIISARKDLVLMFESKKDLAPETGERRTYLPPTCYTLKKDEKCKLCETLANVKVPDGYSSNIRNLVSLKDCRLISLKSHDCHVLMQQLLPIAIRGSLDKHVRNAIIRMCLFFNAICCKVVDVSKLDKIQIEISKTLCLFEQYFPPSFFDIMVHLAVHLVREVKLCGPGCIVEAYIAEEAVEFCTEYITDGEAIGIPRKTMSEDVIGRGINNGRLTLIKKEDWDVAHRNILENTIEVQAYIEEHLEYLHRENRSKSRKWIQDYHHRAFHQWFRDRIQSELSMEFHKVSENLRWISLGPTTMAIKHDGFVVNGYRFSTKARDDVRVTQNSGVCIVTKTLQFASARDKKPFYGDMQFYGVIEEIWELDYRDFRMAMFKSNWVEDK is encoded by the exons ATGGACCAAACATATGTCAAGTGGATTTGGCATGGAGAAGAGTATGACTCTAACAATAAAGTTCCCAATGAAAGAAAGCAATTTGATCAAGTATTTGATGACCCTATAGAGATGGTGAGAGATGCAGATGAATATTTTGTTGATAAGCCTGaagaatttttgaaatttttagaaGATGCAGATAAACCAATATTCTCGGGGGCACCTTTGTCAAAGTTGGTTGTTTTAGTAAAACTATACAACTTGAAAGCTGGTAGTGGTTGGAGTGACacaagtttcacaaagttattaactttattaaaagaaattttaccaAAAGACAATGAATTGCCTTCCTCGCTTTATGAAGCAAAAAAAACATTGTGCACATTAGGAATGGAGTATAGCAAGATTCACGCTTGTCCAAATGATTGCATTCTATATCGAAATCAATATGAGAGTGCAACTGAGTGCCCCGTATGTAAAACATCTAgatggaaaaaaaataagaacaacaaAGAATGTAAGAAAGGGATTCCAGCAAAAGTATTGTGGTATTTGCCGCCAATACCTAGGTTTATACGTTTGTTTCGAAATCCTGAACATGCTGAAA GTCCCAAGCAACCTGGAAATGATATAGATATCTATTTAGCACCTTTGATAGATGACTTGAAGGTGTTGTGGAACGAAATTGATTGTTATGAttcttttaaaaaagaaaattttatacTTAGAGGTGTACTCTTATGGACAATCAATGATTTTCCTGCTTATGGTAGTTTATCAGGATGTtttgtgaaaggatataaaggATGTCCAATATGCGGTGAACAAACAAGCGCCACAAGATTAGAACATTGTAGGAagatgtgttatatgggtcatagaagGTTTCTACCAGAAAAGCATTATTACCGGAAGCAAAAATTAGCATTTAATGGTGAGCAAGAGTTGCGAGAAGCGCCTACACCAATGACTGGAGAAGCTATCTACGAAGAGATTCGTTTTGTTGAAAATAAATTTGGTAAGCCTGTGGAAAAGGTCGATGAAAATGTAGAGACAAAGGGGAAAAAGAAAGGCAAATGTAAAACAAACATCAAACGAAAGCGCAATAAGAAAGACCAATTAGCCGAAGATTCAAAGAATACTACATGTTGGAAGAAGATGTCAATTTTATTTGAATTAGAGTATTGGAGACATTTGTTAGTAAGACATAATCTTGACGttatgcacattgagaaaaacatatgtgatagtttgatcgAAACCTTACTTAATATTCCTGGGAAAAATAAGGACATTATCTCTGCTCGTAAAGACCTTGTGTTAATGTTTGAATCAAAAAAAGATTTGGCACCTGAAACAGGTGAAAGaagaacatatttacctcctacTTGTTACACCTTGAAGAAAGATGAGAAGTGTAAACTTTGTGAAACTTTGGCAAATGTTAAGGTTCCAGATGGGTATTCATCAAATATTCGTAATTTAGTATCTTTGAAAGATTGTAGACTAATTAGTCTtaaatctcacgattgtcatgTATTAATGCAACAGTTACTTCCAATTGCTATTCGGGGATCACTAGACAAACATGTTAGAAATGCTATAATACGAATGTGTTTGTTTTTTAATGCCATATGTTGTAAGGTTGTTGATGTGTCTAAGTTAGACAAGATTCAAATAGAAATTTCCAAGACCTTGTGCTTATTTGAGCAATACTTTCCTCCTTCTTTTTTTGATATCATGGTTCATTTGGCGGTGCATCTTGTTAGAGAAGTAAAACTATGTGGGCCT GGGTGTATAGTTGAGGCTTACATAGCAGAAGAAGCGGTTGAATTTTGTACTGAGTATATTACTGATGGAGAAGCGATTGGTATTCCCAGAAAGACAATGAGTGAAGATGTTATTGGAAGAGGCATCAACAATGGAAGACTCACCTTAATCAAAAAAGAAGACTGGGATGTTGCTCATCGGAATATTCTAGAGAATACAATTGAAGTTCAAGCTTACATAGA AGAACACTTGGAATATCTTCATCGTGAGAATCGAAGTAAATCAAGAAAGTGGATTCAAGATTACCACCATCGAGCTTTTCATCAATGGTTTCGTGATAGG ATTCAATCTGAATTGAGTATGGAGTTTCACAAAGTATCTGAAAACTTAAGATGGATTTCATTAGGTCCGACTACAATGGCAATTAAGCATGATGGATTTGTTGTAAATGGTTATAGATTTAGTACAAAAGCTCGTGATGACGTTAGAGTGACACAAAATAGCGGTGTATGTATTGTTACAAAAACTCTTCAATTTGCTTCGGCTCGTGATAAGAAACCATTTTATGGAGATATGCAATTTTATGGAGtcattgaagaaatatgggagcttgattatcGTGATTTTAGGATGGCAATGTTCAAATCCAATTGGGTAGAAGACAA gtga